One Pseudorhodoplanes sinuspersici DNA segment encodes these proteins:
- a CDS encoding indolepyruvate oxidoreductase subunit beta family protein, translating into MSAPQRPVTVLIAALGGEGGGVLTNWIMAAAAKLGLPAQSTSIPGVAQRTGGTTYYIEIYPVPYSELGAKRPVLALSPGIGDIDVLLSSEFMEAGRCIANGFCTPDRTLLISSTSRFYVINEKMALGDGRFDEARLLDVAEKNSQSRILFDMEQVAKEAGAMTNAVMLGAIAGCGKLPIPVGTFEEAIRAEGKAAEANLRGFKAGLAAAKAEATALKRPDEGKRREKPRNDLATLENEIRERMPEAAREIAIEGVRRLTRFQDGDYARLYLDRLERLHDLGAHDDGKLLRETARHLAVRMSFEDLIRVAQAKIDPARMQRISQELGAKTEEPFSVTEFLKPGIEEMCQVLPPSLAKRIIALAERRGWMDRVHVGMYVQTTSVSGYLRFWTLAKLRPLRRFMHRYQEEQAQIETWLGFIADAAKLSPALALEVAECARLIKGYGSTHKRGTLNFRTIETRLIVPALRGQLPVPDAIDGIASARTAALVDPEGASLAKCLDEFDARLSFRIAAE; encoded by the coding sequence ATGAGCGCACCGCAACGCCCTGTCACCGTCCTGATCGCCGCGCTTGGCGGCGAAGGCGGCGGCGTTCTGACCAACTGGATCATGGCTGCGGCGGCCAAGCTCGGCCTGCCGGCGCAATCGACATCGATCCCCGGCGTCGCACAGCGCACTGGCGGCACCACCTATTACATTGAAATCTATCCCGTTCCTTACAGCGAGCTCGGCGCCAAGCGCCCGGTGCTGGCGCTGTCGCCCGGCATCGGCGATATCGATGTGCTGCTGTCGAGCGAATTCATGGAAGCCGGCCGTTGCATCGCCAACGGCTTCTGCACGCCGGATCGCACGCTGCTGATTTCGTCGACCAGCCGCTTTTACGTCATCAACGAGAAGATGGCACTCGGCGATGGCCGCTTCGACGAAGCCCGCCTTCTCGACGTCGCCGAAAAGAATTCGCAAAGCCGCATCCTCTTCGACATGGAGCAGGTCGCCAAGGAAGCCGGCGCGATGACCAATGCCGTGATGCTCGGCGCCATTGCAGGCTGCGGCAAGCTGCCGATCCCGGTCGGGACATTCGAGGAAGCGATCCGTGCCGAAGGTAAGGCGGCAGAGGCCAACCTGCGCGGCTTCAAGGCGGGTCTCGCTGCAGCCAAAGCCGAAGCCACCGCGCTGAAGCGCCCGGACGAAGGCAAGCGCCGCGAGAAACCGCGCAACGATCTCGCAACGCTGGAAAACGAAATCCGTGAGCGCATGCCGGAAGCGGCCCGGGAAATCGCGATCGAAGGCGTTCGCCGTCTCACGCGTTTCCAGGATGGCGATTACGCACGCCTGTATCTCGACCGGCTTGAGCGGCTGCACGATCTCGGCGCGCATGACGATGGCAAGCTGCTGCGCGAGACCGCGCGGCATCTCGCCGTTCGCATGTCGTTCGAGGATCTGATCCGTGTCGCGCAAGCCAAAATCGATCCCGCCCGCATGCAGCGGATTTCGCAGGAACTCGGCGCGAAGACCGAGGAGCCATTCAGCGTCACCGAATTCCTGAAACCCGGCATCGAAGAGATGTGCCAGGTGCTGCCACCGTCACTGGCGAAGCGCATTATTGCATTGGCGGAACGGCGCGGCTGGATGGATCGCGTGCATGTCGGCATGTATGTGCAGACAACGTCCGTGAGCGGCTATCTGAGATTCTGGACGCTGGCCAAGCTGCGCCCGTTGCGCCGCTTCATGCACCGCTATCAGGAAGAGCAGGCGCAGATCGAAACCTGGCTCGGTTTCATCGCCGATGCCGCAAAGCTGTCGCCGGCCTTGGCGCTCGAAGTCGCCGAATGCGCGCGCCTGATCAAAGGGTATGGCTCTACGCACAAGCGCGGCACTTTGAATTTCCGCACCATCGAGACGCGCCTGATCGTGCCGGCCCTGCGCGGGCAGCTGCCGGTGCCGGATGCCATCGATGGTATCGCCAGTGCGCGCACAGCGGCGCTGGTCGATCCCGAAGGCGCCTCACTGGCCAAATGTCTGGACGAGTTCGACGCCCGGTTGTCGTTCCGCATTGCGGCCGAGTAA
- a CDS encoding indolepyruvate ferredoxin oxidoreductase subunit alpha translates to MERSFKKEVQSLRLGDGETFHGEGILAVTKALLQSGVSYVGGYQGAPVSHLLDVMVDAEDYLKELGVHVETCTNEASAAAMLGASINYPTRGAVTWKAIVGTNVASDALSNLASPGVMGGAMIIVGEDYGEGGAVIQERSHAYAMKSSIWLLDPRPDLPSIVRTVEKGFELSEASHAPVMLELRIRACHVTGSFTTKANRKPDISSLQRATPAPHNFARLSHPPVTFAQERIKVEERMPAARAFILREKLNEIFPGDLKDIGIIVQGGLYNGTLRALERLGLADLFGECRVPMLCLNVTYPLVPEEIRSFCADKKSVLIVEEGFPEYIEQMVATELRRGDVQTRLYGKDVLPQAGEYTQDVLLRGLAKFLTEARPARLDIDAVSDRLGKMTAHLPAVATALRDLPPRPPTFCTGCPERPVFSALKLAQQEVGNAHISADIGCHCFGLFAPFSMGNSVLGYGMSLASAAAVGPNVNKRPIAVMGDGGFWHNGVITGVASNLFNKGDGLLIIFQNGYTSATGLQFMPSSLKSRSGEGQKMDIERTLKTLGVTWLRKVRSYSVGKMMTTVKEALASTEHGLKVIIADGECQLARQRRVRAEDAGKLARGERVVRTKFGVDDEICTGDHSCIRLSGCPSLSVKPSPDPLRTDPVATVIESCVGCGLCGEVAHAAVLCPSFYRAEIVRNANWWDRTLFRTRRAVIGWFGGRAPVQQQVAA, encoded by the coding sequence ATGGAACGCTCATTCAAAAAAGAAGTGCAATCGCTGCGGCTCGGCGATGGTGAAACCTTCCACGGCGAAGGCATTCTCGCCGTCACCAAGGCGTTGCTGCAATCTGGCGTATCGTATGTCGGCGGCTATCAGGGCGCGCCGGTGTCGCATCTGCTCGACGTGATGGTCGATGCCGAGGATTATCTCAAAGAACTCGGCGTGCATGTCGAAACCTGCACCAACGAAGCCTCCGCCGCGGCAATGCTCGGCGCCTCGATCAATTATCCAACGCGCGGTGCGGTGACCTGGAAAGCCATCGTCGGCACCAATGTCGCCTCCGACGCGCTGTCCAACCTCGCCTCGCCCGGCGTCATGGGCGGCGCCATGATCATCGTCGGCGAGGATTACGGCGAAGGCGGCGCGGTGATTCAGGAACGCTCGCACGCCTATGCGATGAAATCCTCGATCTGGCTGCTCGATCCGCGTCCGGATCTGCCGAGCATCGTGCGCACGGTCGAGAAGGGCTTCGAACTCTCCGAAGCGAGCCACGCGCCGGTGATGCTGGAGCTTCGCATCCGCGCCTGCCATGTGACCGGCTCCTTCACCACCAAGGCCAACCGCAAGCCGGACATCTCCTCGCTGCAGCGCGCCACGCCCGCCCCGCACAACTTCGCCCGTCTCTCGCATCCACCCGTCACCTTCGCGCAGGAGCGCATCAAGGTCGAGGAGCGGATGCCGGCGGCGCGCGCGTTTATTTTGCGCGAAAAGCTGAACGAGATTTTCCCGGGCGACCTGAAGGATATCGGCATCATCGTGCAGGGCGGCCTTTACAACGGCACGCTGCGCGCGCTGGAACGGCTCGGCCTTGCCGATCTGTTCGGCGAATGCCGCGTGCCGATGCTGTGCCTCAACGTCACCTATCCGCTGGTGCCGGAGGAAATCCGCTCCTTCTGCGCCGACAAGAAGTCGGTGCTGATCGTCGAGGAAGGCTTTCCCGAATATATCGAGCAGATGGTGGCGACCGAGCTGCGCCGCGGCGATGTGCAGACGCGCCTTTACGGCAAGGACGTGCTGCCGCAAGCCGGCGAATATACGCAGGACGTGCTGCTGCGCGGTCTTGCGAAATTTCTCACCGAAGCGCGTCCCGCGCGGCTCGACATCGATGCGGTCTCCGATCGTCTCGGCAAGATGACGGCGCATCTGCCTGCCGTCGCGACAGCGCTGCGCGATCTGCCGCCGCGTCCGCCCACATTCTGCACCGGCTGTCCGGAACGTCCCGTCTTCTCCGCGCTGAAGCTGGCGCAGCAGGAAGTCGGCAACGCGCATATCTCGGCCGATATCGGCTGCCACTGCTTCGGTCTGTTCGCGCCCTTCAGCATGGGCAATTCGGTTCTGGGTTACGGCATGTCGCTCGCCAGCGCGGCCGCAGTCGGTCCGAATGTGAACAAGCGCCCGATCGCGGTGATGGGCGATGGCGGCTTCTGGCATAACGGCGTGATCACCGGTGTCGCCTCCAACCTGTTCAACAAGGGCGATGGCCTCCTCATCATCTTCCAGAACGGCTACACGTCGGCGACCGGCCTGCAATTCATGCCGTCATCGCTCAAGAGCCGCTCCGGCGAAGGCCAGAAGATGGATATCGAGCGCACGCTGAAGACGCTTGGCGTCACCTGGCTGCGCAAGGTGCGCAGCTACAGCGTCGGCAAGATGATGACAACGGTGAAGGAAGCTTTGGCCAGCACCGAACATGGGTTGAAAGTCATCATCGCCGATGGCGAATGCCAGCTCGCGCGGCAGCGGCGTGTGCGCGCCGAAGACGCCGGCAAGCTTGCCCGCGGTGAGCGCGTCGTGCGTACCAAGTTTGGCGTCGATGACGAGATCTGCACCGGCGATCATTCCTGCATTCGCCTGTCGGGTTGCCCGTCGCTATCAGTGAAGCCCTCGCCCGATCCGCTGCGCACCGATCCGGTGGCGACCGTGATCGAATCCTGCGTCGGCTGCGGCCTGTGCGGTGAAGTCGCGCATGCCGCGGTGCTGTGCCCGTCGTTCTATCGCGCCGAGATCGTGCGCAATGCGAATTGGTGGGATCGCACATTGTTCCGCACGCGCCGCGCCGTCATCGGCTGGTTTGGCGGCCGCGCGCCTGTTCAGCAGCAGGTGGCGGCATGA